The Flavobacterium sp. 102 genomic interval TTATAAACTCAATCGTGAAAACTGCAAAGTAGATTGGAACAAATCAGTCAATGAAATTCATAATTTAATTCGAGGTTTATCGCCTTATCCATCAGCTTGGTGTTTTTTTAAAGACAACGGAGAAGAATGGAATGTAAAACTTTATGATGCCAAAATAATATCTGAAGCACATTCCTTTAATGTTGGTCAAATCATCACTACCAAAAAAGAAATCAAAGTCGCTGTAAAAGATGGTTATATCCAAATACTAAGTTTACAATTGCCCGGAAAGAAAAAAATGCAGGCTCACGAACTATTAAATGGTGTTACATTTTCTGAAAGAGCGCAAGCAGAATAAGGTCTCAAGGCGTTTTGACTCAAAATAATCGACGAAACGCTTGGGTTTATCAACAAATGACCGAAGTTATCAACAAATTTTTGAAAAAAACCCGAAAACGCTTGCACGGTAAGGAATTCCTATTAAATTTGTTATCATTAACAGAATGTTTAACCAACAATTAATAACTAACATTATGAACAAATCAGAATTAATCGATGCAATTGCAGCTGACGCTGGAATCACAAAAGCTGCTGCAAAACTAGCTTTAGAATCATTTTTAGGAAATGTAGGTGGTACTTTGAAAAAAGGTGGAAGAGTATCTTTAGTAGGATTCGGTTCTTGGTCAGTATCTAAAAGAGCTGCAAGAGACGGAAGAAATCCTCAAACAGGAAAAACTATCAAAATCGCTGCTAAAAATGTAGTTAAATTCAAAGCTGGTGCTGAATTAGACGGAGCAGTAAACTAATAAATTAGTTCTTCTGATATACAAAAACCATCTCAATCAATCGAGATGGTTTTTTTTGTTTTTAACAAATTCTTTTGGTTATCTAATTTTTTTTTCCCAACTTTAATAAAAATTAGCTGAGAATGATTTCGGAAAAATTACAAAAAGGTCAATTGTTAATAGCTGAGCCATCTATTATAGGTGATTTATCTTTTAACAGATCTGTAATTTTATTAGCCGACCACAATGAAGAAGGTTCGGTTGGATTCATTTTAAACAAACCTTTGAAATATACCATCAAAGACTTACTTCCGGAGATTAATGCCAAATTTAAAATTTATAACGGCGGTCCGGTGGAACAAGACAATTTATACTTTATCCATAATGTTCCTCATTTGATTCCGAATAGTATTGAGATTTCCAATGGTATTTTTTGGGGGTGGTGATTTTGAGTTGACCAAAGATTTAATCAACAACGGATTACTAAAAAAGAAAAATATTCGCTTCTTTCTTGGTTACACCGGTTGGGATTCTGAACAATTAGAAACTGAAATGCAGTCGAGTTCGTGGATTTTAACCAAGAATATTTATGAAATAAAATCTTAGGCAAAGCTTCTGTTCATTTTTGGAAAGAAAAAATCATCGAATTGGGCGGAGAATACTTAATTTGGTCCAACGCTCCCGAAAACCCTATCTTAAACTAAACTGATATCGCTTGATTTAGTTTAACTAACAATGCATTAGACAATTTAGTTTCAAATTCTTTTTTGCGGTACTTTGTTATCGGTTGGATACCAACAATCACATTTGTTATGAATAATTCATCAGCTTTTTGTAAATCAAAAGGCGAAATTTCTTTTTCTATTACCTCAACTTTTCAACTTTTTTTTTGCGGGGCATGTCAATAAAAATTGTGTGTTGCTTTATAATCAATTTTTATTCATTAAAAAAGGTTTCCAAATTTTTTGGGAATCCACTAAAAATACTAGCGGTGATTTGGATTATTTTATTGTTGGTTTTTAAGGTGGAAAGCAATTGCTTAGTAACAACAAAGTCTTTATATAAATCAACTTCAAATGATTCATTCTGTATTGAATATAACTTATTCTGCAATTCACTGGCTTGAATAACAAAGGAAACCGAATTGTCTAACGGCGAGTAATAACCGCCTTCATTTCTAAAAACTGTCAACCTGACACGAGCAGAATTTGAGATATTTTGTCGGCTTACCAAAGCTAAAATCTGGCTTTCCAGATATTCTAAAGTAAAAGACATTGGGATTTGCATTCTGATAATTCGCATGGACGCCAATAATCTGAAATAATGGTCTTCAAAAAATAATATTTTATTATCGACTACTTTTAAAGTTTCAAAAACGCCATCGCCGTAGAGGAATGAGCGATTAGAAAATGTTAATTGCAATTCAGAATCTAGGATATCACCGTTAAAATTTACCATAAAAAAAGTCCCGTTTTTTAGCGGGACAAATATACTGCAATAAAATTTATTTAAATCGAACCAATGACGTGTTTTAAGTCGGAAACCTGGTTTTCCCATAAAAGTTTTGACTCCTCCAATTCGTCTTCTATGGCGTAATCAACCACCATTAAAGAGACATCTTTTGTAATTTCATCTTCCAAGATTCTCAGTTCAAAATAATACTCTGTATCTTTTTTATTATCATCAACCCATTTAAACTTTACTTTCTCACCGGTTTTTTGGAAGCAAGTCTGGCATTTTCCTCCGCACCATCCCAAATAAAAGTAAAAAATTCTCCTCTCGAATTTACATTATCAGCAAACCACTCCTGTAATCCTGAAGGAGTTGAGATATATTGATACAATATTGAGGTGAAGAATTCAAAGGGAATTCAAGTTCGTAACGTATTTTATTATCCATGAATTAGAACAAATTTTTTGGAAATATATAGAATATAAAATCAAAAAAAAACGTTTTCGAAAATAAAAAAAATAACCATTATTAGTTTGCACCCATAAATTTTAATTTTATATTTGCACCCGCATTCAGGGAATGATTATAATGGCGAGTAGCTCAGTCGGTTAGAGCGCAGGATTCATAACCCTGAGGTCACGGGTTCAACTCCCGTCCTCGCTACAAATTAAAAAAGAACCTCAACCCTTTCCCAACGGGGGTTGAAGACTTCTTAAAACCACCTTTCGAGTTAGTGTAGTTACAAAAAACGGCAATGTAAACGTCAATGTAATTACCATGAAAAAACTATCTAACAACTGGCTCTCGAACAGAGATTTGGGGTTCGCCTAAAAATTGGGAAACCACCACTTCAAAATCATCACTAAAAAAAAGCTGGTCAGTCCAAATGCGACTTTTATGACCCAACATTCAAAAAAGAATATCCAAAAGGCTTTCCATTACGTAGGAAAGTTAACGGGGGATTATATACGGTTGAGGACAGAAGGGCTGCTGTTAAGTTTGTAATTTCAGAAATGGAGAAGCTTTTAGACCAAAATGCGCTACAATCCTATTTCTGAAAAGTACATGGAGCCGGGATGTAAAACCTGTTTCCGGAACATTGAATTCTAAAATGAATTTCATCGAAGCTTTAAGAATCAAACTATCCGACTCAAACAGTTTCTGGAAGGCCGTGAAAAAGAGATTCGCCGGATCATTAAAAAAATTGAATCCGCAGCTGTCCACTTTAGAGATTGAGTTTCCTATTTGTGAAATGCACAGCGGCCACGTTCGTGATTTATTGGACCACCTCAGCCTAACTCCAAATGAATACAATAAGTATTTGACACATTTATCTATTGTGCTTTCCGATTTAGTGGAAAAAAGAATGCTATTTCACAATCCTATTCGCGATATCAAGAAGAAGAAGACAACAAAAAAACTGCCGAGGAAACTCTTGAAATCTCGGAACTTCAACAGATTTTCGACCATTTAAAAGTCAATAATTATGAATTCTTCCGGTATGGAATGATATTCTTTCACTCTGGTTCTCGAAAGCACTGAGATGTTCCGACTTCAAGAAAAGCATGTAAACCTGAGAAAGCAGGAATATAAATTGACAATCCAAAAGGGCAACCACTTTAAAGAAGTTATAAAGGTTATTTTTGCCAAACGTCATCCCATATTGGACTGAGTTGTTGGCTATGAGTAACGGTCCTGAATACTTTTATTTACACGTGGACTTGTCCATCGGATATCCCTTACTCAATCATATCAAATCACAAAACGCTGGAAGCGCTTAATAAAAGACGAATGGTTTTCAAAAACGGAATCTAACAGACATCAGAAGTTTGGAGAAAGGAGACAAGAATTTCACAAGAATAACAGCTGATTTCTATTCACTAAAGCATTTGTTTTTGGACGAATTGGGACAAAGCTTCTAACGCTGCAGCAAACTATTCAAAAACTATGGCCGGGCATACAACAAATGTAACTGAACGTGTTTATTTGGTTGGCCGTGAAGGTAGAAAAAATGAAGCCTTGAAAAGTTTACAAATCAATGTATTAGCAGGATAAAAAAACCCCTCGTTGGAGGGGTTCATGTATAATAAGTTATTTGCAAAGATTATGCGAATTGTACTTTTCGCAAATCATCAGCTAATTTATGCAATCCTTTTTGAATTTCAAAACTCTGTCTTCAGAAATATATACTGGCTTTGAAGCAGTATATTGCTTAAACATCGATGGGCTAATTCCTGCATACTTTGCAAATTCACTTTTGTTTAATACTGGATAATGGCTAAAAAAATTGTTTAAAATCAAAAACGTAAACGATCTCAGAATTTTGCAAATCTTTGGCCTTTTTAGGCTCATTAGTTTCAATTAAAAAATCAACTTGATGTTGAATGACCTCTGCTATACTTTCTTTCAATTCTCTTAAATTGTCAGCGGCTGTATAAATGCCAGCGTAATCTTTTGAATAAGCACTGAACCCATTTTCAGTTTTTTTCAATAATTACTTTTAGATTACTTTTCTCCATACCTTTCCCTTTTGTACTTTGATTAAAAATTTTCATAATGTGGCAATATTGCCTGTTTTTAGTTATATAAATCGCTTCTTTGGAGTAGCCATAACCCAAAGAAGCTGGGGCTATTTTAGCCCCGCTTGCTTTAGAATTTGGTTCAATGTTCCTGTTGCAACTTCAGCTGACTGATGTCTTGGTACCGGAATTTGACCGTCTTTGGTTGGATGTCTGTACAAATCATGCCTTTTGCCATGTTGATACAATTCCCAACCGTCCTTTTTAAGGACTTTGAGTAATTCGTTTACTTTCATGATTTCAAATAACTTATTATTACCCTACAAATATATTACCTTTTAGCTATATAACCAAATGATTATACAATTATTTTTAAATTATTTTTTAGAACAAAAAAACCGCCGAAAGTGGCGGTTCATTATTCTTCCTATTCGACTATCGGAAAGAAACTGTTGTCATTCTCTGAAAGGTATTTTTGGTTTGTACCTTCTATATAAATAAATTGCAAGACCTATAATAATTGGAATTATAATCAGCCACCAACTAAAGGACCATCGAAATGTATCACGTTTGTTTTCACTTTCGGCCTTTAAAGATTCATTGGTTTTTCCTACTGACTTGCCCTTTTGTTCCGCTTCTGACCCTTTTGTAATCTTGGCAGCCTGAGTGTTGTCTGTCTTTTTTTCGGCCTTAGTAGTCGTGGTTTCAGTTTTTTCCCAAGTAGAATTATTGAGCTCCTTTTTATTACCTTTTTCATCGGTAAAAGATGCCGGCTTTGTTGGATCAATAGGCTTGACGGTTTCCGTTTTCTTAACTTCGGTACCGGTAGTTTCGGTTTTAGTTTCACGTTTCACATTTTCATCTGAAGAAGTTACCTTAACTGTTTTGGTCGTATCAACAGAAGCTTCTGTTTGCTTATTGGTTTCCAAGCTTTTGGTATCAGATGTCGAAGTTTTACGAGCACCGCAACTTGAAAAGAAAACTACGATGGCAATTGCTATTAAAGCCCAAAGAATAATTGATGATGTGCTTTTTTTATTGTTTAGTTCCATATCAATGAGTTTTAAAGAAATCCGGGTTATCGTCAATGTTGGCCACGACTTCCGAATTAGTAATAAAATCCACTGTATAATAGCATGTATGTGTTTCGGAAACTGTAACTCCAAAACCAATGCCATCATATTTTATCATTCCCCAATCACCATTTGGTGTTTGGATGATATCTTTTTCAAATACTTCTTTGCCTTTTTTGTCACTTATATTGATAAATTGACTTACAGTATTTTCATGAACTACAAAAACAACTCCATTATTCGAAATGCAATGTCTTTTATCACCTGTTAGGAAAAACCATCCGGCATCAGGTTGAGTTCCTGAATTTTCATCTGTCAATGGTGTAACAAAATAATGACCTTCAACCCACTGGCCATTGTCAATTCGTTTACCTCTAAATTTTATTGTATCCATTTTATATAATTTTTGATTTTTACTGTATATAATTTTTCGTGATTATTGTACCGCTCTACTTATCCATCCTGATAAAAACTTCAATTGACTTTTATTTTTTTTGACAATATTGTTGTAGTACTTCACACGCTCCAACCGGAAACGCTCAAGGAAAAGGCTATCGTTCTTTTTCTTGATTACAGCCAATAAGCTGTCGTAACTTTTAGAAACTACTTCAACTACGATTGTATCTCTGAAAACCACCGTGTCGTGAACGATAATTGGCTCCGGGCATTGATGCGCTGCCAAAGGAACATTTGGCTCAACAGTTGTACTCTGCTTCGAGGTACAGGAACTAAAAAACACTAATATCAATAGTAAAAGTTTCATTATTGTTGATTTAAAAGGTTAAGAAAATCATCGTCCATTTTCGATGTGATTTTATTTTCCGGAATTCTTTTGGCTCTTTTGGCCAATTTTATCGCGGTACCTACTCCGGAATTAACAGCCATATCATAAATTCCATTGGCAACTTCCTGATCATTAATTTCGTTGCCCCGGATTGGACTCCAATAAGTTTTTTTGTAAATATCCTTTACTGCAGCATGTGGCATATTTTTGATATCTTGGACTGTTGGTTTACGTTTAATGTAA includes:
- a CDS encoding HU family DNA-binding protein yields the protein MNKSELIDAIAADAGITKAAAKLALESFLGNVGGTLKKGGRVSLVGFGSWSVSKRAARDGRNPQTGKTIKIAAKNVVKFKAGAELDGAVN
- a CDS encoding aminotransferase class IV; this encodes MVNFNGDILDSELQLTFSNRSFLYGDGVFETLKVVDNKILFFEDHYFRLLASMRIIRMQIPMSFTLEYLESQILALVSRQNISNSARVRLTVFRNEGGYYSPLDNSVSFVIQASELQNKLYSIQNESFEVDLYKDFVVTKQLLSTLKTNNKIIQITASIFSGFPKNLETFFNE
- a CDS encoding type II toxin-antitoxin system HicA family toxin, whose translation is MKVNELLKVLKKDGWELYQHGKRHDLYRHPTKDGQIPVPRHQSAEVATGTLNQILKQAGLK
- a CDS encoding YopX family protein, producing the protein MDTIKFRGKRIDNGQWVEGHYFVTPLTDENSGTQPDAGWFFLTGDKRHCISNNGVVFVVHENTVSQFINISDKKGKEVFEKDIIQTPNGDWGMIKYDGIGFGVTVSETHTCYYTVDFITNSEVVANIDDNPDFFKTH
- a CDS encoding putative peptidoglycan-binding domain-containing protein; translated protein: MKLLLLILVFFSSCTSKQSTTVEPNVPLAAHQCPEPIIVHDTVVFRDTIVVEVVSKSYDSLLAVIKKKNDSLFLERFRLERVKYYNNIVKKNKSQLKFLSGWISRAVQ
- a CDS encoding glycosyl hydrolase 108 family protein, which encodes MADFEKAFKRTGIFEGGYTDNPDDNGNWTGGKKGVGDLVGTNYGISAPVYMAYIKRKPTVQDIKNMPHAAVKDIYKKTYWSPIRGNEINDQEVANGIYDMAVNSGVGTAIKLAKRAKRIPENKITSKMDDDFLNLLNQQ